The Streptomyces rubrogriseus genomic sequence GCTGGCTCTGGATAGCCTGGCTGGTCGCCGGTGACATGTGGGACGACGAGACGTGGCACTCGCTCACCGATCACGCCGTACGCGCGGCTCGAACCGTCGGCGCGCTCAACGTCCTTCCTCTGGCACTCTCCTACCGTGCGGCCGTCCACGTGCACGCGGGGGAGTTCGACCACGCCTCCGCGTTGGTCAACGAGTCCGGCAACCTCATCGAGGTGACCGGTAACTCGCCTCTCGGGTACGCCCCGCTGCTCCTGCTGGCGTGGCGTGGCGAGGACCCCCGAGCGGCGGAACTCATCGAGGCCGGCGCCCGGGAGGCGGCGTCGTGGGGGGAGGGCAGGGCGACCGGCCTGGCCCACTACCTGCTCGCCGTGCTGTACAACGGCCTCGGTCGGCACGAGGAGGCCCTGGACAGTGCCGAACGGGGGGCGAAGTACGAGGACTTGGCGGTCGTTGGTTTTTCCCTCATGGAACTTGTCGAGGCCGGTGCCCTTGGTGGGAGACCGGAAGCCGCGGCGACAGCGCTGCGCCGGCTGGAGGAGCACGCCGGCGCCGGCGGAACGCAGTGGGCTCTGGGCATCCTGGCCCGGTCGCGAGCTCTGCTCAGCGACGGTCAAACCGCCGACCTGCTGTACCAGGAAGCCATCGAGCGTCTGCGGCACAGCCGAGTCAACGTCCACCTCGCGCGCACCCATCTCGTGTACGGCGAATGGTTGCGCCGTGCGAATCGCCGCGGCGAGGCGCGTGAACACCTGCGCCTCGCCTTCGACATGCTGCACGGTTTCGGAGCGAGTGCCTTCGCGGAACGCGCGCGTCGCGGACTGAGTGCACTCGGCGAATCCGTGCGTCAGCGGGAGACCGACGCGTACGAGGCCCTCACCGCGCAGGAAGCCCACATCGCCCGGCTGGCCGCCGTGGGGAGGACGAACGTGGAGATCGGCGCCGAACTGTTCATCAGCCCACGCACCGTCGAATGGCATTTGCGCAAGGTGTTCACCAAGCTCGACGTGGATTCACGTACCCGGCTCGGCGCGGTGCTGGGGCGTCTGTGACGACAGCGGCCCGCCTCCTTCAACGGATGTACGGTGAATCGAGGCCGGATTCCCCGCCGAGGACCCCGGCAAGGAAACGGTCCACGTCGCACCTGGCCATCTCCGAGCCGGCCGGAACGCTGCGGTAGGTGTGATCGAGCCACTCCTCCAGCGGCCGGGCGGACATCTCGAAGACAACCGTGGCCTCCTCCGACGTGAGCTGCATCCAGACCGTCGTCTGTTCGCCGATGTACGTCGGCCAGACCTGGACGTCGCCGGTGCCGCTCACGGAGCGGAGCCCCTGGTGCAGAACGTCCCGCCCCACGTACCAGGTGATCCGAGGGCCGTGCGTCACGAGAAAGGTGAGACGGACGAGCAGAGGAGATGCGGGATCGTATCGGAATTCGGCTCGAACGTCCTCCCATGCCACGCCGTCCCGCATGCGGTGCAGAGTGAGGAAGAGGTCCTGCGAAACCGAACGTGGTGATTGCACGTTTCCGTGGTTGCTGTTCATGGCGCAACTCCTTTCTGTCTGATGTCGAATCGCCTCGTCCGTTGAGCTCCGGATCGATCAGTACCTGCCACGTCATGGCCAGGGTGACCGGAGATGCAGGCCGGATGGAGAGTTCCGTGGCCGATTCGTGGCGGTACAACAGAGACAGGCCGGCCCGGTCGAATGTGACAGGTGTGTGCGAGTAAGCGGTTTTCCTGTCCGCATGCCGCCGGAGAGGGGCGGGCGGTGGTCGCTGTGCACGGCACCGCGACGCTCGGCGGTTGAGGACATGCTCCGATAAGATGCGTGGGCGAGGGCATGGCGGAGCGGTACTTCCCGGCGAAGGCGGACATGGTGGCTGGCATCGCGCCGTTGCGGGGGCGACGCCGCGAGTTGGCGGAGCTGGAAGCACTGGTGAGCCGTGCCCGCGGGGGCCGCAGCGGGGCGCTGGTCGTCTCCGGGGAGGCCGGTGTGGGCAAGACGGCGCTCCTCGACCACCTCACGGCACGGGTCGCGGCACACGTCCGCACCGAGCGCATCGTCGCCTCCCAGTCGGAGATGGAACTCGCCTACGCGGGACTCCATCAGCTCTGCGGGCACATGATGGGTTCCGCCGCCCGGCTGCCGGCCCCGCAGCAGGAGGCGATCGAGGTGGCGTTCGGGCTGCGCAGCGCCGCCGCTCCCAGCCCGTTCCTCGTGGGGCTGGCCCTGCTGGGGCTGCTCACCGAGGCCGCCGAGGAGCGGGCACTGCTGTGCGTCGTCGACGACGCACAGTGGCTCGACCAGGCGTCCGCGCGTGCCCTCGCCTTCGCCGCCCGGCGTCTGGACGCGGAGGGCATCGCCCTGGTGCTCGCCATGCGGCAGGCCGACCCGGTGTTCGCGGGCCTGCCCCACAGGGTCGTCGAAGGGCTCGGTCACGAGGACGCGTGCGAACTCCTGCGCCTGGCCGTACCCGGCGGTCTCGACCTGCGGGTACGCGACCAGTTGGTCGCGGAGGCCCGCGGCAATCCCCTCGCCCTGCGCGAACTGCCCCGGGCCCTGAGCCCGGCCCAGATCGCCGGCGGCTTCACTCTGACGAGTTCCCTGCCGCTGGAAAGCCGCATCGAGCAGAGCCTGGTCGTCCAGCTCGCCCCGCTGTCCCCGCAGGCGCGCCTCCTGCTGCTGCTGGCGGCCGCCGAGCCCACCGGCGACCCGGGACTGCTGTGGCGTGCGAGCACGGTACTGGGACTGGGGCCGGAAGCCTTCGACGCGGCCAAGGACGCGGAGGCGTTCGTCGTCGGCACCCGTGTCGGCTTCCGCCATCCGCTGGTGCGGTCGGCCGTGTACCGGGCGGCGTCGCCGGGGGACCGGCGTCGCGTCCACGCCGCTCTGGCGGACGTCACCAGCGCCGAGCACGACCCGGACCGCCGGGCCTGGCACCGGGCCAGCGCGACCCTGCAACCGGACGAGGAGGTCGCCGCCGATCTGGAGAAGTCCGCCGTGCGTGCGCGGACCCGCGGCGGCGCGGCGGCCGCCGGCGCGTTCCTGGAGCGGGCGGCGGAGCTCACACCCTCGCCGTTCCGCCGCGGGCAGCGGCTGATCGCGGCCGCCGAGGCCAAGCACGACGCGGGCGCGTCGGACGAGGCCCTGCACCTGCTCGGGACCGCCCGCGCCCTTCCCCTCACCGCGCTCCAGGAGGCGCTCGTGGTGCGGCTGCGGGCGAGGGCCGGATACGCGCTACGGCGTGATCGCAGCGGGGCGCAGCACCTGCTCGACGCGGCAAGGGGGCTCGAAGGGCTCGACCCGGTCCTCGCCCGCGACACCTACATCGAAGCGCTCGCGGCGGCGACCTACGGCGGCAGGCTCGGTGACGCAGAGCAGGTGACCGCCGTCGCGCACGCGATCCTCGGCGCCACGCCCGCCGCCGAGGGGACCGACCGGGCACGGGACCTGATCCTGCGCGGACAGGCGCTGCTCGCCACCGAGGGGCAGGCGGCGGCGCTCCCCACCCTGCGACGGGCGCAGCGTGCGTTCCTGGAGCAGGCGCCGGACTTCCTGGAACTGCACTGGATGTGGTTCGCCTCCCGCGCCGCCCAGGACCTGTGGGACCCCGCCGGGCTGCGCGCGCTCGCCGACCGCCAGGTCGAACTCGCTCGTGCCGAAGGCTTCGTCACCGTACTGCCGATCGCCCTGAGCCTGCTGGTGCTGGTGCAGACGATCGACGGCGACCTGGACGCCGCGGAAGCCTCCTGCGACGAGATCGACGCCATCAAGGAGGTCACCGGCAACCCGCTGCCGCCGTACGGACGGCTCCTCCTCACCGCCTACCGGGGCCAGGCCGACGAGGCGGAGCGCCTGGCCGAGCGGCTCCGGGCCGACGGGCTCGCCCGCGGCGAGGGACAGGCGCTGAGCGCGGCCAACTTCTCCGAGGCGGTCCTGTACAACGGCCTGGGCCGCTTCACCGAGGCGGTGGCCAGCGGCCGACGCGAGCTGCCGTACACCCACGAACTGAACCTCGCGATGCGCACGCTGCTCGAACTGGTGGAAGCGGCCGCGCACACCGGTGAGCGCGCGCTCGCCGAGCAGGCACTCGAGCAGTTGGCCGACGTCACCCGGCCGGTGGGCACCAGCTACGCGCTGGCCGTACTGGCCATGGCCGAGGCGCAGCTCAGTGCGAAGGACGACGCCGAGAAGCTCTTCCTGGACGCGATCAAGCGCTTCGAGCACGAGCGGATCCCTATCTGGGTGGGGCGTTGCCGCCTGCTGTACGGCGAGGCGCTCAACCGCCAGGGGCGGTCCGACGAGGCGCGCGAACAGCTCCGCACCGCGCACCGGTTGCTGACAGCCTGCGGAGTGAACGGATTCGCCCAGCGCGCCGCGGATGAACTGCGCGCGAGCGGTGAGACCTTGCGGGCCCACCCCCGAGGGTCGGCGGCGCGGCTCACCGAGCAGGAACTGAACGTGGCGCGCCTGGCCCGCGAGGGGCTGACGAACCGGGAGATCGGTGCCCGCCTGTTCATCAGCGCGCACACCGTCGAGTACCACCTGCGCAAGGTCTTCGTGAAGCTCGGCATCAAGCGGCGCACCGAGCTGAAGCCCGCCCTCGCCGGACTCACCGCGACCGCGTCGAGCCCATGAACCTCCGGGCCCGGGCGCCGGACTCCTCCTCCGTTCCCGCACGCGGGCGACGGCCGGCGCCCCGCGCAGCCCACCGACGCCCGCCTGCTCACTGTCCGGCGGTCGGCGTTGCTACTTGCTGAGCCAGAGGTCGGGGCCGAACACCTCGTAGTGGATGGCCCTGGGGCTCAGCCCGTGGGCGAGCAGGTCGGTGCGGACGGCCTTCATGAAGGACAGCGGCCCGCACAGGAACGCGGTGGTGCCGGGGTCCGGGGACAGGACGGTGAGGTCCGCCCAGCCCTCGTTGACGTGGTCCGCCGACGCGTCCGGGTGGTTCGCGGTGTCCTCGTACCACAGGTGCAGCGAGGCGTTGGGCAGCCGCTCGACGAGAGCGGTGAGTTCCAGCCGGTGAGCGTGGTGGGCGGGGGAGCGGTCGGCGTGGACGACGGTCACCGGACGGTCGGGCGCCGAGGTGGCCAGATGCTCCAGCATGGCGAGCATGGGGGTGACACCGATGCCCGCGGAGGCCAGCAGGAGCGGACCGTCACCCTCGGGCAGCAGGAGGTCGCCGAAGGGAAGGGACACCCGCAGGACGTCACCGGGGCGGGCGTGGGTGTGCAGCCACGTGGAGACCTCCCCGTCCGGCACGTGCTCGTCCAGGGAGCGCTCGCGCTTCACGGTGAAGCGCCAGGTCCCGGCGCCGGGGGCGCTGGAGAGGCTGTACTGCCGTATCTGGTGTGCTCCGTCCGGCAGTTCGGCCCGCACGCTGACGTACTGGCCGGGGACGAAGGGGCGGGTGGGCGTGCCGTCGGCGGGGCGCAGGACGAAGGAGGCCGTGTCAGGGGTCTCCTCTTGGCGTCCGACGATCTCCATGTTCTGCCAGACGGAGCCGTCCTCGACGTCGGCCCGGGCGTAAAGACGCGCCTCCATGGCGATGAGGGCGTTCGCCATGAGCCAGTACACCTCGTCCCAGGCGGCCGCCACCGCCGGGGTCACGGCGTCGCCCAGCACCTCCGCGACGGCCGCAAGGAGGTGGCGTCCGACGAGGGTGTACTGGTCGGACGTGATGCCCAGGGACGCGTGCTTGTTCGCGATGCGGCCGAGTACGGCGTCGGGGCGCTCGTCCGGGTGTTTCACGAGTGCGGTCGCGAAGGCGGCGACGGCACCGGCCAGCGCCTCGCGCTGGACGCCGCTGGCCTGGTTCGCGCGGTTGAACAGGTCGCGCAGAAGTTCGGGCCGCTCCTCGAACATGCGGCGGTAGAACAGGTCGGTGATCGTGCCGAGGGAGGCTCCGACGGCGGGGAGCGTGTCGCGGACGATCAGGGCCGACTGACTGGAGAGCATGTCAACTCCAAACTGGGATCTCAGATGCTTGTTATCCGACGTGTCGCGGACCGGCTGTGCGGCCCGTCTTCTCAGTGAGAGACCGGACAGCGGCCGGACTTGTGACGCCTTGTCAGAAACCGGCCGCTGACGGACGACGGGAAAGCGGGAAGACCGGGCGCCGGAGCTACGAGTTCCGAGGCCCGCGGACGACTCCGTGGGCATGGAGGAACGCGAGGACGGAGGCGTCGAACCGTGCGGGCTGCTCGAGGTGCACGAGGTGTCCGGCCTCTTCCAGGACCGCCAACTCGGCTTTGTCCAAGCCCTCGTGCAGCAGGGTGGCCCATCGCGGCCCGCAGATGAAGTCGTGGCGGCCCGCCAGGACCAGGGCCGGTGGGGTGAGGAGGGGCAGTTCGTCCCGGACGTCGAAGGGGGACTCCTCCCCCAGGGAGGGGGCCGCGTACATGCGCAGAGTCCGACGAGCCGGCGCGAACTCGGCTTCTCTGCCCCAGTAGTCGTAGAGATAGGCCGGCATCAGTGTGCGCAGGACGGCGGTGGCGCCGTCGTCGTCCAGCAGGCCGAGACGCGTGGTGAGGGTGGCGGTGTAGTCCGCGACCTCCGGATGGTCCTCGACGTGGTTCTTCACGAACCGCTCCATGGCGGTGACTGCCGCAGACCAGAACTCCTCGTCCGCGACCGGTGAGGTGTCGTAGAGAACGAGGGCAGTGACCTGTGCGGGATGGTCGAGGGCGTACCGCTGGGCCACGAAACCACCGTGGGAGTGACCGAGCAGGGCGAACCGCGGCACGTTCAGGTGCTGGACCACGGCGTGCAGGAAGTGCGCGTACGTGGCCACCGTGTAGTCGCGCGGATCGGGGAGCCGACCGGAGTCGCCCGTGCCGACCGGTTCGACGTAGACCATGGTCAAGGAGTCCTCGAGACCGGGCATGCGCAGGTACTCCCAGCCGATGCCCGGCCCGCCCGAATGAGCGAGACACACGGGGCCCGAGCCTGCAACGTGGTAGCGCAGTTCGACGCGGGCGAGACCATGTGGAACGGTGATCGTGTGCGTGCCGGGAGACAGGGGGGCGGACGGATCTTCGGGTGTGCGCGGGAGAACCCCCGGCCGATGCATGTGCTTCACGTCGTCCCATGATCCGTGAGGGGCGACTACCTCGCAAGGCACAACACAACGAGTGATCACACTGTTATGCACTGCGTCGTGGTCGAGTGGTGCCTCGCTGTCCCCTCTCTCGCGAGCGAGAGATACGATGCTGTGACACGATCTGCCGCACGCCCGGGCGCCACCACGGTGGCCTCCCGCGAGGCGGTGGCCGCGGCGTCGTGGGCATGAGGCGGCACACCAATGGCTGGAGCACTCCATGGATGCGAAGGACGAGGCCGAGCGCGGCCTGACGGTCATTCAGGACTACCTGTACTGGGACTCCCACCGCCGAGCCGCTCACCGCCGCGCGGTGGAGTTCGCCGCACATGTGCCCGGACTCAGCGAAGAACAGAAGACCGACCTGGAGTGGTGGTACGTCGAGGAGCAGATCAGGGTCTCCCGCGCCATCGCCCATCACCTCACCGAGCAGATCACGACGGTGGAAGCGCGGCACACCAGACGCTACGCCCGGCTGCGCCGGATGTCCCGCGTGGCCCTGGCCGTGCTCGCGGCGACCGTGATCGTCCTGCTCGTCTCCCTCGTCCTGGTGGCGGCGGGCTGAGCGGCTCGGCCCCACCGCACCCGCCCGCTCACTCCGACGCCTCCAGGACGAGCAGCAGTTTGCGCAACGCGTCGACGACGACGCCCCGCTCCCGCGCGTCGAGCACGGACAGCAGCTCACGCTCCACAGCCAGGTGGCCCTCCAGCCGGCGGTCGAACTCCTCCCGCCCCTGCACCGTCAGACTGACCAGCGAGCGCCGCCGATCGTCGGGTGACGCGGTCCGGACGATCCAGCCGTCACGCTCCAGCCGGTTGAGGCGGCCGCTGAGACCGGCGGACGAGACCACGAGGTGCCGCATCAGTTGCCCCGGCGTCAGGGCGTGCCCGGGAGCCGCCCGGCGCAGGGTCTGCAGCAGATCGAAGTCCCCGACATTGGTGATGGTCCTGCCGGGCTGACGGCGCAGCCGCTCCTCGAACAGTTCCTCGGCCAGGCGAGCCGCGCGCAGCAGTCGCGCGACCACCTCGCTGGAGGAGACGTCCACGCTCGGTCGGTGTTCCGCCCACTGGCGCAGCACGGCATCCACACTGTCCCCACGATCCGGAAACGGTTCGACCGCGGACCGCGGCGCGGGCTCCTCCGCCGAGGGGGAGGGGTACGGAGACACGCACGGGTCGTTCACGACTACCAGTATGGAGCGACGGGTGCGGCTTTTCGTCCAGCCGGTGAGCCACTCGCTCTCACACCGTTATGGAGGACGACGGAGACGGCTACAACGGTGTCTTGGGAGCGTGTGAAAATGAGGTAGACTGTGCACAGTGTTCGCGGCGTTGGGTCGGACAACCCCACACACGGCGCCGGGAACGCTCCTCTGCCACTTAGAGCCTGGCAGGGGTACTGTGCCCCGGGCGCCCACCGATCCCCCGCGAGTCGGCGTCCGGGGCCGGTCTCGTTGGCCGGAGGGACGGCCGGGATCATCCGGCGCGGTAGAGACCTCGACCGCTGCGCCGGACCCGTGAGGTGCCGACGAGCCGGTCGAGCGTGCTGCGGACGGCGTTGATGCTGCCGCTGTCAGTGGCCCGTCCCAAGGCCACCGCCACGTCCCGGGCGCGTACGTCGGCGTCGCCGACCTGCGCGAAGTACTCCAGGATCTGTTCGGTCAGCCTGCCGTACGTGCGCTCCGTGCCGGCTCTCCTCCGGGTCGCGGCCCGCGCCGGACCTGTGACACGGCGCCGAGCAGCGCTGCCGGCGGTCTCGGGCGCGGCCTCGGAGGCGGTTGCCGCCGCGGGGGACGCCATGACGACTTCCAGAGCCCCCAGTGCCCGTTGCACGGTGTCGAGATGAGCGACGACGGCAGCCAGCTCCCTTTCCAGTGCCCGCCTCTGCAGCTCCAGACGGCTGAGATCGGCCTGCAGGCTCTCAGCCGTGACTTCGATGTCGCGTGTCGAGCGAGATGCCGGAACCATGTTTTCCTTCAAGGAGTGCTGGAACGTGGCCGTCGGAAGGATCCCAATGTCACCGTGATGAAGATGTGGTGGCGATTCGATGGAAGCCCACCCCGGCAATTGTTGCCACTGACACGTGGAAAGCGCAACGGGTGAGCGCACCTTGGGCACCGAGTCCCCCGGCGATGGCACCTTCCGGCCGCCTCCTCAGACGTGCCGGACCGCTCCGTGTCCGTCGGCGGGCGGCTGGGGGCGGTTCCACCCGCGCAGCTTGTCGGGGTTCAGGACGGCCCACACGTGTGTGACGCGCTGGTCGGAGATGTCGAAGCTGATGACGGCGGCGACCTGGTCGTGGTGGCGCACGACGATCGCGGTGCGACCGTTGGCCGCCTGGAGGTGGAGGACGGTGCGGGGGCGGGGGGCGAGGAGCGTGAGGAGGGTCCGGGCGACGTGCTGGTCGCCGTGCACCGGCCTGGTCAGAGCACGGATCTTGCCTCCGCCGTCGAAGAACGCGATGGCGCGCCGAGACAGCAGGGACACCAGAGGCCGCGCGTCGTTGAGTACGCAGGCCTGCCGGACGGCGCGGACGATTCGGTCGTGCTGGTCCGACGGGGTGGGACGCGCGCCGTCGGCACGCAGGCTGCGGCGGGCGCTCTCGGCCAGCTCGGCGCACTCGTGCGGGGTCCGCCCGACGATGTCGGCGACCGTCCGAGGGGGCATGGCGAAGACGTCGTTGAGCACGAAGGCAGCCCGTTCGGACGGGGAGAGGGCGTCCAGCGCGTTGAGCAGGACGTCGCTGACCTCCTCCGACAGAGCCCGGCAGGGCTCGATGCCGATGCCCCCGCCCGTCTCGCCCGATCCCGGCAGTCGGCGTGCGGGTGCGGACAGGCGCGCCAGACAGATGGCGCCCGTGCTCTTGGTCAGCCAGACACGCGGATCGCCGATGCCCGACCGCTCGGCGTCGGTCAGGCCGTACCACCGCCGATAGGTCTCGGTGACCGCTTCTTCGGCCGTCGGCCCGGTGCCCAGCATCCAGCGAGCCACGTCGATCAGATGCTGTCGCTCGTCCAGCAGCTCCGCGAGCGGTGTCGTGTCACCGGTCCCACCCATGAGGTGTCCTTCCTCTGCCGGCACCACAACGCCACCACCGCGGTCGGCTGGCCGTGCCCTCGGCAGAGCAGACCGCGCAAGCACGGATCATGTGACACCTGGAGACGGCGGCAGAGACGAAAGGTCGATTAAACCGTGTGACACCATGAGATGTCGCCGACCGCACGCGACCTCGCCCCGCCGACGAAAGGGTTCACCATGCCCGCGATCCTGATCCACGGAGTCCCCGACACCCACCATGTGTGGGACGGTGTGCGCCGTCATCTGACCAGATCCGACGTGGAAGCCTGGGACCTGCCCGGCTTCGGCGCCGAGCGCCCCGCCGGCTTCGGTTCCACCAAGGAGGAGTACGTCGACTGGCTCGTGCGGCGACTGGAGCGGGTCGGTGAGCCGGTGGACCTGGTCGGGCACGACTGGGGTTGCATCCTCACCCTCCGCGTCGCCTCCCTGCGTCCCGACCTCGTCCGTACCTGGGCCGGGGGCAACGGGCCGGTCAACGCCGGATACGTCTGGCATCCGCTGGCCAGGATCTGGCAGGACCGGGTCCAGGGAGACCGGTACATGGCCGAACTGCGTGCCGAGCCCTTCGCGGAGGAGGTGGCGGCCGGCTTCGAGGTACCCCTCCGTCTTGCCAGGGAGATGGCGAGCCGCGTGGACGAGCCGATGAAGGACGCGGTGCTCAGGCTGTACAGGTCGGCGCTCACCATGGGAGCGGAGTGGGAGCCGGAGCTGTCCGCGGTGTCTGCGCCGTGCGTCGTCTTCTGGGGAGCCCGGGATCCCGCCTGCCAGATCGAGTTCGGACGCCGGCTGGGTGACTCCCTGCACTCCAGTGAGGTGGTCGAGATGGACTGCAACCACTGGCCGGTGCTCCAGCGCCCGGCGGAGGTCGCGGAGATCCTGGAGAAGCACTGGAGCGCGCACGCCGCCGCCTGAGGTGCGGGCGGGCCCGCCAGGACCGGACCCGGTGCTGTCACACGGAGCGGTGCCGACCGGTCTTGAAGGGTGAAACCAAGAGAAACAGAGGACACCGTGCGTGAGATCCTGATCGTGGGCGGCGGTTACGCGGGCTTCTACACCGCGTGGGGCTTGGAGAAGAAGTTGCGGCGGGACGAAGCGCGGGTCACCGTCGTCGACCCGCGCCCCTACATGACGTACCAACCGTTCCTGCCCGAGGTGGTCGCCGGGTCGGTGGAGGCCCGTCATGCCGCGGTGTCACTCCGGCGGCACCTGCACCGCACCCGGCTGATCGCGGGTTCGGTCACCGAGGTCCGCAACAGCGCGCACACGGTGACGGTCCGGCCGGTGTCCGGGCCGGAGTTCGACCTCCACTACGACATCCTGGTGATGACCGCGGGAGCCGTCACACGCACCTTCCCGATCCCGGGACTGAGCGACCAGGCGTACGGGCTCAAACACGTCGAGGAGGCCGTGGCGATCCGCGACCGGCTGCTCACCTCCTTCGACCGCGCGGCGACCCTGCCCCACGGGCCCGAACGCCGTCGACTGCTCACCGCCACCGTCGTCGGTGGTGGCTTCTCCGGGGTCGAGGGCTTCGGCGAACTGCTGAGCCTGGCATCCGCGTTGCTCAAGCACTATCCCGAGATCGGGGCGGACGAACTCGCCTTCCACCTGGTCGAGGCACGGGGGCGCATCCTGCCCGAGGTCACCGACAAGCCGGGGGAGTGGGTGGTGCGCTCGCTGGAGAAGCGGGGTGCGCGGGTGCATCTGAACACCCAGCTCGTCTCCGCGAAGGACGGTCGTGTGGTCCTGTCGGACGGATCGGAGTACGACTCGGAGCTGCTCGTGTGGACGGCGGGCAACGCCGCCAACCCGGTCGTGCACAACCACACCGACCTCCCCGTCGACGCACGGGGTCTGCTGACGGTGCGCGCGGATCTCCGGGTCGGTACGGAGAGCGAGGAAGTGGCCGACGTGTGGGCGGCCGGTGACGACGCCTCCGTGCCCGATCTCGCCGCCGACCGGCCGGACGCCCGCACGGTGCCCAACGCCCAGCACGCCGTCCGTCAGGGCAAGCGGCTGGCGAAGAACATCCTGGCAACACTGCGCGGCCGGCCCACCAAGGAGTACGTGCACCACAGTCTCGGTGTGGTGGCCACCCTCGGGCTGGGCCGTGGCATCTTCCAGTACCGGCGTCTGGTCGTCAAGGGGTTCCCGGCCTGGCTGATGCACCGCGGCTACCACGTGTTGGCCGTACCGAGCTGGGAGCGCAAGGCACGGGTGTTCGCCGTCTGGGTGACCGCCGCCTTCTTCGGCCGCGACGTCATCTCCCTCGCCTCGGTCCAGCACCCGCGGGAGGCCTTCGTCTCCAGCGGCGACCCACGGCGGAGCGGGAAGTCCGCCGACGCCGACGCCGACGCGGACGCCGTCGCCGGATGAGCCCCCGCGGACCCCGGGGGCACGGCAGGTCGGCTCAGCGCTTGGCGGCGCGGTACAGACCGCGGCCCACCCGGCGGACACGGGACTGGCCGACCAGACGGTCGAGCGTGCTCCGGACCGCGTTGATGCTGCCGCTGTCGGTGTCGCGGCCCAGCGCGGACGCCACGTCCCTGGCACGGACGTCGGTGTTTCCGGCGTCCGCGAAGTAGGCCAGGATCTGTTCGGTCAGCTTGCCGTACGCCTTCGAGCCGTCGGCGTCACCGGAGACGGAGCCGTCCTCCGCACGGTCCGCGTCACCGGCACCGGCACCGTCCTCGACCTCGTCCGCGGACGGCACGGGTGCGGGCGCCGCCGTCGCAGGCACCTCCGCGACCACGTCCGCCGGACGGGCCGCCGGGGCCGGGGGAACGGACTCCGGCATGAGGGCTTGCAGAGCACTGAGGGCCCGTTGTACGGAGCCGAGGTGAGCGGTGACCGCGGCCAGTTCCCGCTCCAGTGCCTGCTTCTGGATCTCCAGCCGCGCCAGGTCCTCCTGGAGGCCCTCGGCGGTGATCTCGATGTTGCGAGCCTTGGGGGTCACGGAGACCATGCGTTCCTCTCGTTCTCACCCCTCGTTCTGGCGGGGCCGCCCGATGCGGGCTCCGTCACTCGGCCCGGCACCGGGGGCAGGATACCCGTACTGCCGGGAAACGGCTCACGTCGGGCGGCGAGCGAGGCGGACCGGCGACGCGACGAACACGATGTGCGTCGCGACGCGCCACCGGGCCCGCGCGTCCGCTGTGTCAGGCACGGCCCCGCTTCGACCGGTCGGGCCCGGTGCGGCTCGCCCGCTCCTCGGGCGGCTCGGGCGTCTCGCCGTCGGTGGGCCCGGTCGCCGGGCGCTGCAGTCGCCGCAGGGTCTCGGAGACCGCGTC encodes the following:
- a CDS encoding SsgA family sporulation/cell division regulator, whose translation is MNSNHGNVQSPRSVSQDLFLTLHRMRDGVAWEDVRAEFRYDPASPLLVRLTFLVTHGPRITWYVGRDVLHQGLRSVSGTGDVQVWPTYIGEQTTVWMQLTSEEATVVFEMSARPLEEWLDHTYRSVPAGSEMARCDVDRFLAGVLGGESGLDSPYIR
- a CDS encoding AAA family ATPase, with product MGEGMAERYFPAKADMVAGIAPLRGRRRELAELEALVSRARGGRSGALVVSGEAGVGKTALLDHLTARVAAHVRTERIVASQSEMELAYAGLHQLCGHMMGSAARLPAPQQEAIEVAFGLRSAAAPSPFLVGLALLGLLTEAAEERALLCVVDDAQWLDQASARALAFAARRLDAEGIALVLAMRQADPVFAGLPHRVVEGLGHEDACELLRLAVPGGLDLRVRDQLVAEARGNPLALRELPRALSPAQIAGGFTLTSSLPLESRIEQSLVVQLAPLSPQARLLLLLAAAEPTGDPGLLWRASTVLGLGPEAFDAAKDAEAFVVGTRVGFRHPLVRSAVYRAASPGDRRRVHAALADVTSAEHDPDRRAWHRASATLQPDEEVAADLEKSAVRARTRGGAAAAGAFLERAAELTPSPFRRGQRLIAAAEAKHDAGASDEALHLLGTARALPLTALQEALVVRLRARAGYALRRDRSGAQHLLDAARGLEGLDPVLARDTYIEALAAATYGGRLGDAEQVTAVAHAILGATPAAEGTDRARDLILRGQALLATEGQAAALPTLRRAQRAFLEQAPDFLELHWMWFASRAAQDLWDPAGLRALADRQVELARAEGFVTVLPIALSLLVLVQTIDGDLDAAEASCDEIDAIKEVTGNPLPPYGRLLLTAYRGQADEAERLAERLRADGLARGEGQALSAANFSEAVLYNGLGRFTEAVASGRRELPYTHELNLAMRTLLELVEAAAHTGERALAEQALEQLADVTRPVGTSYALAVLAMAEAQLSAKDDAEKLFLDAIKRFEHERIPIWVGRCRLLYGEALNRQGRSDEAREQLRTAHRLLTACGVNGFAQRAADELRASGETLRAHPRGSAARLTEQELNVARLAREGLTNREIGARLFISAHTVEYHLRKVFVKLGIKRRTELKPALAGLTATASSP
- a CDS encoding globin domain-containing protein, which encodes MLSSQSALIVRDTLPAVGASLGTITDLFYRRMFEERPELLRDLFNRANQASGVQREALAGAVAAFATALVKHPDERPDAVLGRIANKHASLGITSDQYTLVGRHLLAAVAEVLGDAVTPAVAAAWDEVYWLMANALIAMEARLYARADVEDGSVWQNMEIVGRQEETPDTASFVLRPADGTPTRPFVPGQYVSVRAELPDGAHQIRQYSLSSAPGAGTWRFTVKRERSLDEHVPDGEVSTWLHTHARPGDVLRVSLPFGDLLLPEGDGPLLLASAGIGVTPMLAMLEHLATSAPDRPVTVVHADRSPAHHAHRLELTALVERLPNASLHLWYEDTANHPDASADHVNEGWADLTVLSPDPGTTAFLCGPLSFMKAVRTDLLAHGLSPRAIHYEVFGPDLWLSK
- a CDS encoding alpha/beta fold hydrolase, which gives rise to MHRPGVLPRTPEDPSAPLSPGTHTITVPHGLARVELRYHVAGSGPVCLAHSGGPGIGWEYLRMPGLEDSLTMVYVEPVGTGDSGRLPDPRDYTVATYAHFLHAVVQHLNVPRFALLGHSHGGFVAQRYALDHPAQVTALVLYDTSPVADEEFWSAAVTAMERFVKNHVEDHPEVADYTATLTTRLGLLDDDGATAVLRTLMPAYLYDYWGREAEFAPARRTLRMYAAPSLGEESPFDVRDELPLLTPPALVLAGRHDFICGPRWATLLHEGLDKAELAVLEEAGHLVHLEQPARFDASVLAFLHAHGVVRGPRNS
- a CDS encoding MarR family winged helix-turn-helix transcriptional regulator; its protein translation is MDVSSSEVVARLLRAARLAEELFEERLRRQPGRTITNVGDFDLLQTLRRAAPGHALTPGQLMRHLVVSSAGLSGRLNRLERDGWIVRTASPDDRRRSLVSLTVQGREEFDRRLEGHLAVERELLSVLDARERGVVVDALRKLLLVLEASE
- a CDS encoding sigma-70 family RNA polymerase sigma factor family protein yields the protein MGGTGDTTPLAELLDERQHLIDVARWMLGTGPTAEEAVTETYRRWYGLTDAERSGIGDPRVWLTKSTGAICLARLSAPARRLPGSGETGGGIGIEPCRALSEEVSDVLLNALDALSPSERAAFVLNDVFAMPPRTVADIVGRTPHECAELAESARRSLRADGARPTPSDQHDRIVRAVRQACVLNDARPLVSLLSRRAIAFFDGGGKIRALTRPVHGDQHVARTLLTLLAPRPRTVLHLQAANGRTAIVVRHHDQVAAVISFDISDQRVTHVWAVLNPDKLRGWNRPQPPADGHGAVRHV